Proteins encoded in a region of the Ornithodoros turicata isolate Travis chromosome 3, ASM3712646v1, whole genome shotgun sequence genome:
- the LOC135388796 gene encoding small ribosomal subunit protein uS7m-like: MAAASPRAMMRLCIQRAFLSKSKPLITTQVRTSVYHKGYIEPIVDRQQLKELEESGKLKELRYASIKAAKSEVTSSVFYDPIVQKFINMFMREGDKSLARRVIELALYNVKKQQLTKYNRAADDESKSKIECNPVTILHTALENCKPCLELTPIKRGGITYQVPIPMTAERSRFLSMKWLIEASNDKDPKARIYDQMAKEILDAYNNHGRVVKRKHELHKQCEANKAYAHYRWS, encoded by the coding sequence ATGGCTGCTGCTTCTCCGAGAGCGATGATGCGGTTATGCATTCAACGTGCATTCCTATCGAAAAGCAAGCCCCTGATCACAACGCAAGTAAGGACATCCGTGTATCATAAGGGTTACATAGAACCAATTGTTGACCGTCAACAACTAAAAGAATTAGAAGAGAGTGGTAAGCTGAAAGAGCTCAGGTATGCATCCATCAAGGCTGCAAAGAGCGAGGTAACCAGCTCCGTTTTCTACGACCCTATCGTTCAAAAGTTCATCAACATGTTCATGAGGGAGGGAGACAAATCCCTGGCAAGACGAGTCATCGAATTAGCGTTGTACAACGTGAAAAAACAACAATTAACCAAATACAACCGAGCGGCAGACGACGAATCGAAGAGCAAGATCGAGTGCAACCCGGTAACCATTCTGCATACGGCATTGGAGAACTGCAAACCTTGCCTGGAACTTACGCCGATTAAACGTGGTGGGATAACATATCAAGTGCCCATCCCGATGACTGCAGAACGTTCAAGATTTCTGTCTATGAAGTGGCTGATCGAAGCCTCAAACGACAAGGACCCAAAAGCACGTATTTACGATCAGATGGCGAAAGAAATTTTGGATGCCTACAATAACCACGGACGTGTAGTCAAGAGAAAGCACGAACTTCACAAACAGTGCGAAGCGAACAAAGCGTACGCACATTACAGGTGGTCCTAA